The Brachionichthys hirsutus isolate HB-005 chromosome 3, CSIRO-AGI_Bhir_v1, whole genome shotgun sequence genome has a window encoding:
- the klhl32 gene encoding kelch-like protein 32 — MPSEPSFSREMLTGQRLCQSRSHQDSVLSALNQQRKDGLLCDVTLVAGEQKFHAHKAVLAACSDYFRAMFSLCMVESEADEVTLQGVTGTGLKHALDFAYTGQILLEPAVIQDVLSAGSHLQLLELLNLCSHYLMQELSSVNYLELYRVADLFHLPTLEEAVVTFLVEHLSELSQSRQDEAVQLPYRLLREVLKSDRLTSLSEEEIWKLVVLWLEHDCRYQYTEDLIQHVRYGLMDVPTLHQLARSHPLVQSSPTAAALVDEALDYHHSTFAQPLHQSARTRPRFQSLTLYIAGGRKREVSRVRELRYFNPAVQEHVRVAGGSNWSELAPMPTGRSHHCVAVMGNFLFVVGGEVEHATGRTCAVRTACRYDPRSDCWTEIASMKACREHFVLGVLGQCLYAVGGRNELRQVLPSVECYCPKRNKWTFVQPFDRSLSCHAGCVADGLLWVSGGVTNTAQYQNRLMVYDPGQDQWLSRSPMLQRRVYHVMAAVRRQLYVLGGNDLDYNNDRILVRHIDSYNMDQDQWTRCSFSLLTGQNESGVAAHDDRIYVVGGYSIWTNEPLACIQVLDLTTEGKEEVFYGPTLPFASNGIATCFLPAPYFTCPNLQTLQIPHHRIGAV, encoded by the exons ATGCCCTCTGAACCCAGCTTCAG caggGAGATGCTGACAGGACAGAGGCTCTGTCAGTCAAGGTCCCACCAGGACTCTGTCCTCTCGGCCCTCAACCAGCAGAGGAAGGATGGCTTGCTGTGTGACGTCACCCTGGTGGCTGGCGAGCAGAAGTTCCACGCCCACAAAGCCGTCCTGGCAGCGTGCAGCGACTACTTCAGG GCTATGTTCAGCTTATGCATGGTGGAGAGTGAGGCAGATGAGGTGACGCTGCAAGGCGTGACCGGAACCGGGCTGAAGCACGCTTTGGACTTTGCCTACACTGGCCAG ATCCTTCTGGAGCCGGCGGTGATTCAGGACGTCCTGTCTGCAGGAAGCCACCTTCAGCTACTGGAGCTCCTCAACCTTTGCTCCCACTACCTCATGCAG GAGCTGAGCAGCGTGAACTACCTGGAGCTGTACCGCGTGGCTGACCTGTTCCACCTCCCCACCTTGGAGGAGGCGGTGGTGACCTTCCTGGTGGAGCATCTCTCTGAACTGAGCCAGAGCCGGCAGGATGAGGCCGTGCAGCTTCCCTACCGACTCCTCAGGGAGGTGCTGAAGAGCGACCGGCTCACCTCCCTGAGCGAGGAGGAGATCTGGAAG CTGGTCGTCCTGTGGCTGGAACACGACTGCCGCTACCAGTACACTGAGGATCTGATCCAGCATGTCCGCTACGGCCTGATGGACGTCCCAACGCTGCACCAACTTGCCCGCAGCCACCCTCTGGTTCAGTCCAGCCCCACTGCTGCCGCGCTTGTGGACGAGGCCCTGGACTACCACCACTCCACCTTCGCCCAGCCCCTGCATCAATCCGCCCGCACCAGGCCGCGCTTCCAGTCCCTCACCCTCTACATAGCTGGTGGGCGGAAGCGGGAGGTGAGCAGGGTCAGAGAGCTGCGCTACTTCAACCCGGCTGTGCAGGAGCACGTGCGAGTCGCTGGTGGGTCAAACTGGAGCGAGCTGGCCCCTATGCCCACCGGACGCAGCCACCATTGTGTGGCCGTGATGGggaacttcctgtttgttgtgGGTGGGGAGGTGGAACATGCCACTGGCAGGACATGTGCAGTAAGGACTGCCTGTAGATATGACCCCCGGAGCGACTGCTGGACTGAGATCGCCTCCATGAAGGCCTGCAGAGAACACTTTGTCCTGGGCGTTCTGGGGCAGTGCCTGTATGCAGTGGGGGGCAGGAACGAGCTGAGGCAGGTGCTGCCATCGGTGGAATGCTACTGTCCCAAGAGGAACAAGTGGACGTTTGTCCAACCCTTCGACCGCTCGCTGTCGTGCCATGCGGGCTGCGTGGCTGACGGCCTGCTGTGGGTCTCAG GCGGAGTTACAAACACCGCCCAGTACCAGAACCGACTGATGGTGTACGATCCGGGACAG gaccaGTGGTTGTCCCGCAGTCCGATGTTGCAGAGGCGGGTTTACCACGTCATGGCGGCAGTGAGGAGGCAGCTCTACGTGCTGGGTGGGAATGACCTCGACTACAACAACGATCGCATCCTGGTCCGCCACATTGACTCCTACAACATGGACCAGGACCAGTGGACGCGCTGCTCCTTCAGCCTCCTCACAG gtcaGAATGAATCTGGAGTCGCCGCCCACGATGACAGGATCTACGTGGTTGGAGGATATTCCATCTGGACCAATGAGCCTCTGGCATGCATTCAG GTGCTGGATCTGACCAcagaggggaaggaggaggtTTTTTACGGGCCGACTCTCCCGTTTGCCTCCAATGGAATAGCAACTTGTTTCCTCCCGGCTCCTTACTTCACCTGCCCAAACCTGCAGACTCTACAAATACCGCATCACAGAATAGGTGCCGTTTGA